Genomic DNA from Xiphophorus hellerii strain 12219 chromosome 16, Xiphophorus_hellerii-4.1, whole genome shotgun sequence:
TTGGAGCTAAGCTCGTTCACCAAAGTCACAGCAACATAAGACCTGTTGAAATCTCCATTGGCAGTTCTggagacaaacacaaaatgcaacTGAGATTTGAGATGCAAAATAAAAGCGACATGCGGTATTCAGAATTTTTCTAAGCAGAGATAAGAAGTTCAAAAGTTTAAACTAGTCTGTGTGATACTGGCAGGGTGGAAAGAAGCACTTAAATTTCCCTCTTGGAATCTTGAAGAGCAGCAGGGCCAAATCAGGAAAACATGTGTGGCAGACTAAAAACTGGCACATGTCTTAGGTTTCTCTTTGGTCACACATTTGAAGGTGCAACAACACGGCGAGTGGGAGCCTCACTGCTGATCTGGCAGCAGTGGTTGTTCTTCAGTGTGATGATGAGCAGCAGCCCCTCTACCATTCAGCTCCCTGATCACAGTGAGGTAGTCGCCAATTATCATTTATcaggcagaaacagaaacacaacaaggTGTGAGAACAACAGGTCATTTTGTTTGAccacatcaaaatgtttcagatttgttCATCATGGTCGGCTATTTtatcttgttttgcttttcattctgtttcacactgttattttttcctctcacaTGCAGCTAAACTTATTCCTTTGTAGCTTACTTGCGTTTCTCTGTCACCTTCTGAGCCACAGTGAAATAATAGTTTgatgtatttacattttacagattttatagATGCAAACTATCTgttcacttaaaacatttcctcgTCCTTTAGTTCCATTTATTCCGCCTGGCTCCTCATTCATCTTCCTAAAGCTGACACACACAATAGTTATTTTCAGGTCAGACTGTCAAGCTATAAATAAAGGAAtcaataataaacacattatgGTATTTAAAGCGCACCCGTTCATTGGATTGTGATCAGACGGAGTGGTGGTGTTGGGAGATCCCTTGTTTCCACTATAATGCagatattaaacataatttagtAATGCATAAACAGCTTGCTCAGAAGCTGTGCAGGTAAAGTGACACATCAGTTTAAACAAAATCGCAAACGTGACAAATTTTAATAATCCCTTTGGAGTTAAGTGAACGTTTTCAGGAAACAGGGATCTGAAGAGCTTTGGCATCACCTAAAGAATCAATAGCTTTTAGCAGATTAAAGTCCAGACTCCATGATGTTTATGAGCTTACAGACACATTCTGTCAATCCTGACAAACAAGGTAAGAAAAAGGGGGTCAACTGCAAAGGCATCAGTCTAACCTCATAACACTTTGAAGTGCGTCTCTGTCATTTTCACCACATCCACGTGGATCTTCTCCATTCCTGTAATGTCCAGAATGAACAAGTTAGTTCCTACCTTCACTGATCTCTGAAATTAGTTTCCAATGTCAGCTTACCTGACGTCAGCATTGTTTTGTCCCTCTAAATCTCCTGTTTGAACTATTGGGAATCCACTTCCTTCTTGGTTTCTTAAGAGGAAGTTGAAAAGCATTAATGGCTAAAATAAGTAAACCGAACTAGTAAAGTATAACTTTTGTAAGGGATGTAACTCAATTTAAAGATAGAAATTCAGCAATTACTGATTGTAgtatatttcttaaatttagACAAAAGTGGTGAAACATGCTAAGAATAAGGCCTACCTTTGGAGACAGTTGACTATCCCACCTCTGAAAAAGATCACAACATTTTGTTGATTCCTTAAGAAAATCCACTAATCAATTATTAGCCTTGggttttaaatatatgaatgaGTGGATTCAGTTAGGGCCCATCTcctcaatttttaaaatttgacatttggTTTTTATGATCTACAGGTTGCAATGAAAAAAAGTCCAACTCCTGCGCCTACTTGTATTTattctaaatgtattttatgcagTGAGATCAACACAGCAGCCGTTTGGAAGTAATTTTCCcttgacatacagtacagatgGCAGCGGCGGTGATTCAAGATGGCAGTTCTCAAGGAGAATTCTAATAGAAGTGAGAATGAATTAATGcccataagaaaaaaaaaggaagcagcagagagTTTTTTCCTCACTGTGCTGAGATGTGAAACCTGAGCATGggcatgaaaataaaacttagaTTTGAAACGCTTTGATatgttttgtaatgttttgcctgtttagttaaaaaaaaaaaaagacctgacTTCATTATTTGAGctgaaactgaaatgtaaatttCTAACACAATTTGTAATTTATGGCCTTCAGGAGGCTACTACAAGTGTTATATTTGTAATGCTAAGACAATggcattacaaaaataaagatcgtcttttgtaaaacaaacaaaaaaaacgtattCAATTTACTGATTTAGAAATTGACTCACCTCTTATGGTTTTTCCAGCAGTAGTAAGACGTTAGTCCAAAGATAACAAGTAGGATCACCAGAACTGCAATCCCTATAGGTGacagaaaaaggggaaaaatgttGAACAGACCgaaagaagaaacacaaagtcagatATTTTGCTTTCACTCACATCCAAGGTTTCTTTGATGCTGGATTGGTGGCCCAGGACTCACACTTGGATTGCCTGGTGGAAAATTCTCTGCTTGAAATTAAGAAGTCATATGTTTATAATTACATCGCTAAAGAtagtgtaatatttttttattgaactttgttgtaataagaagtatttttttggAACTCACCAGGGATGGATTTGAAATTCACGCACTTTTCTCCGGCTAGTTTTTCGAGGTTTTCctgtagaaaaataaacttgattagGATTCTTAGTCCCCATTCTCAAAGGCTATGATTAAAATAAGCTTACAGTAGTAAGTGTGCATGTAATGTTAAGATCCTGGCAGTCTTCTGTGATCACTGAATGGTTATCCATTTTCACTACTGGTGGCAAAAAGTTAAACAACTGTTTGCGTAGATCAGCAGAACCGAAATTCATCtgcgaaagaaaaaaaagaaactttcaaGTAAGACAGTAAATTTATTCATATAGCACCTATTATAGATGTTAAAATTACAAACTGCTTCACAATGattcaaacataaaaagtaaGTGTCCGGAACCTCAGTGCCACATTTTAACCCCTTAAcaacaaagttcaataaaaaaatattacactaTCTTTAGCGATGTAATTATAAACATATCACTTCTTAATTTCAAGCAGAGAACTTTGAGGTTCCGGACAAAATAAGTGTCCGGAACCTCAGTGCCACCATTTTAACCCCTTAACTATCATCCTCAAAAATATTACATGTAAGTCAATAGGCCTATGAGGTCATCATGACAACTTAAGGGTTACACTGTATCCCATAATATACAAGGAGCCTGATCGGGTATAGTTTTCACTTCCTCTTTCAAGACGTGATAAAGATTACAATATCTCtgaaaaaagtaatatttaaatcaGAACATGGACTAAAATGGAGCTGAAATAAACATAGCCGCACCTTATTGTTTCGTTCAAGAGCAATCTCACTTCCTTCTGGGCATTCATGTTCATATCTAAATCCCTCAGCAACACGGATTTCAGCGCAGGTTATGTTCTTTGATTTGCATTCTGTAAGAAACCAAATAAATGGttgagaaaaagtcagaataaagACAGGAAGTAATCTCATGACGCAGTAGGAATTATTACATtatcaaacaacaaacaaatcaaaatcagGTTGTTTCTGAAGTAATGTCATAATTTCTGAAGTTCCAACTCTTACCTGATGCCGCATATATCTGTAGGATCCGTACGAACAAGATTAGGACAGAAATCTTGCCAAATATTCTGAAGGTCATGTTTACTTCACTCAAACTGTTTGAGGAAGtgatcttaaagaaaaaaacctctTCCTCGTTGGTTTTCTAACCTGAAGGGTTTTACTGCCACCTTTGGAAATTATATTAACTTGGCCATTCTTGGTCAGCTATGACAGCACAGTTTTACACAGATAGCAGATCACCAAGAAGATGAATCCCAGAAAGCACTGAAAACTTATACTGGTATGTGTATAGTGTACGCCGCTGATGTTTTGATAGCAGAGTGGAATGGACGGTTTGCTTTCTAATCCTCTTGCTGTTTTACACACCAGACACAAGAGGAGGCCCTTGTCATGTGGGTCAGAAACATAGAAACAAGGTCAAAGATGTAAACCCTGTGGCTGCTTACATACGTTGTTTAGCAGAACGGATTGTATATGCTTGTGGCATGTTTTATCAGATAGTAGGACAAATCTAAATCAGTAATGATTAAATTGATGCTGTATTTGTATTTCTACACCCTTCAGGGAAACGTGTATGGTCAGTAGATATTTCTTCCAAAATGTATGAATCGTTAACTCTTAGTACTCATTGAGTCcagtgttgtttctttttttccagaaacCCACCCACAAGTGCATGTGCTCACAGCAAGATAGAGCAGAAGTTTCTATGGTCCGGTACGCATCACTTAGATTGCATCTTTTCTGGTCCACTGAGAAAAGACAGAAGACAATCTGTGTAACTCAGTTTGGGTTTCTTTCTGTCTCCTTGACAACATGGGCTTCTTCCACTTGGTTCCTTCAGCTTTCTCTTTTACCTTCTTCTGACtcttaaataataatatcaaGGTCATATCAGAAGCAGGCTTCCAAATGCTAATGCCAAGTGTCCGTGTTACATGAGCATAAATAATTCAAGTGATGAAGGTCAAAGAAATTTATTCTCCTTTCTTGAtgattttattgtcattcagCGAGACAAGGTATGAAAAAGATGACCACATTAGAACAGTTGTGCATGTAAGGAGAAACCATTTTGGGTCAATGTAATTTGATtaaagggttagggttagatgCATGGTAAACTTGGTAAagactgtaaaatatttgagcCTGATGTAGAAGGTTATTTTCCAACAGCTTTAACGTATACAAAGAAATCAAATGGAACAATTTAATTCAAAGCATGTTCAGATGTAAAACTGGCCCAGTCAAAACCTAAATCTAATTTAGAATCGCTAGCAACACTTGAACATTAATATCAttaatttaatctgtttaaaGTTTGAGCAATTTTACAAAGTGGAATGGACAATTATTTTTGACGAGAAAAGCTCTGGAATAACTAAAGCTCTTCTCAAGGTATTTGGGAAAAGCTCTAATTAGTTGaccttttctctgcagaaataATTGAGACAAAAACCTGTAATTGCAGGTTTTTTGGATGCAATTACAGCGAAAAAACCTGAGCTGTAATTGCACCAGAAGGTTAGTACATTAAGAATTGATTTGTAGGATGATTTGTAGGATGGAATCTGACACTTgtcagatttcagtttttaaaaaccttcaaaaaccatatagtatttta
This window encodes:
- the LOC116736126 gene encoding uncharacterized protein LOC116736126 isoform X2, whose amino-acid sequence is MTFRIFGKISVLILFVRILQIYAASECKSKNITCAEIRVAEGFRYEHECPEGSEIALERNNKMNFGSADLRKQLFNFLPPVVKMDNHSVITEDCQDLNITCTLTTENLEKLAGEKCVNFKSIPENFPPGNPSVSPGPPIQHQRNLGWIAVLVILLVIFGLTSYYCWKNHKRGGIVNCLQRNQEGSGFPIVQTGDLEGQNNADVRNGEDPRGCGENDRDALQSVMSGNKGSPNTTTPSDHNPMNGFRKMNEEPGGINGTKGRGNIRELNGRGAAAHHHTEEQPLLPDQQTANGDFNRSYVAVTLVNELSSNQEPVTRCSATPDADVESTYSEKPTN
- the LOC116736126 gene encoding uncharacterized protein LOC116736126 isoform X1, which gives rise to MTFRIFGKISVLILFVRILQIYAASECKSKNITCAEIRVAEGFRYEHECPEGSEIALERNNKMNFGSADLRKQLFNFLPPVVKMDNHSVITEDCQDLNITCTLTTENLEKLAGEKCVNFKSIPAENFPPGNPSVSPGPPIQHQRNLGWIAVLVILLVIFGLTSYYCWKNHKRGGIVNCLQRNQEGSGFPIVQTGDLEGQNNADVRNGEDPRGCGENDRDALQSVMSGNKGSPNTTTPSDHNPMNGFRKMNEEPGGINGTKGRGNIRELNGRGAAAHHHTEEQPLLPDQQTANGDFNRSYVAVTLVNELSSNQEPVTRCSATPDADVESTYSEKPTN
- the LOC116736126 gene encoding uncharacterized protein LOC116736126 isoform X3, coding for MTFRIFGKISVLILFVRILQIYAASECKSKNITCAEIRVAEGFRYEHECPEGSEIALERNNKMNFGSADLRKQLFNFLPPVVKMDNHSVITEDCQDLNITCTLTTENLEKLAGEKCVNFKSIPAENFPPGNPSVSPGPPIQHQRNLGWIAVLVILLVIFGLTSYYCWKNHKRGGIVNCLQRNQEGSGFPIVQTGDLEGQNNADVRNGEDPRGCGENDRDALQSVMSGNKGSPNTTTPSDHNPMNGKMNEEPGGINGTKGRGNIRELNGRGAAAHHHTEEQPLLPDQQTANGDFNRSYVAVTLVNELSSNQEPVTRCSATPDADVESTYSEKPTN
- the LOC116736126 gene encoding uncharacterized protein LOC116736126 isoform X4, whose translation is MTFRIFGKISVLILFVRILQIYAASECKSKNITCAEIRVAEGFRYEHECPEGSEIALERNNKMNFGSADLRKQLFNFLPPVVKMDNHSVITEDCQDLNITCTLTTENLEKLAGEKCVNFKSIPAENFPPGNPSVSPGPPIQHQRNLGWIAVLVILLVIFGLTSYYCWKNHKRGGIVNCLQRNQEGSGFPIVQTGDLEGQNNADVRNGEDPRGCGENDRDALQSVMRTANGDFNRSYVAVTLVNELSSNQEPVTRCSATPDADVESTYSEKPTN